GTATGCTTCCGACGACCCGGCGTTGCTCCATTGCAACACCAGCGGTGCTCCCTGACAGCTTCGAGGCAACATCGCCGGAGTTGCAGCGTCTCCGGCGGCCACTCGCCGCAGTCACCATGGCAACACCGCGCGGTGCTCCATTGCAACTCATGAAGACGCCCATGGCGGGCGGTGGTCGGCGCAGAAGCTACACTCGATTCGTGGTCTCTGGCGCGGCGGTGCTCAGTCGTAGCACCACCTGCCTCCGTTGCAGCTCCATcacctctctctcctctccatggCTTTGGGCGGCGGGGATTGGAGCATCCCTCAAACGCGAcaggaaggagggagagggggggaaGCAATTCTCCGGCGGTGGTGACGGTTGGCTCTGCTTCCTCCTGGCGGTGTCTGCATCAAGGAGAGGCGAGAGGgggagagacgagggagagagaTGCGGGAGAGGAAGATGACCCGTGTGTGGATGACGATAGAAGAGGATAAGGTTGGGCGGTTGCCAGCGACGCGTGGGGCTGGACACGTGTCGTGCTTTCCAGGCGGCTTACCCGACGTGGAAACAAGTGGCTTAATTtaaacgtttttctttttttttaacatAGCCAGTAGGACTTTCTAGACCAATGAATATACGTGAGCCTTCCCACGCATGATCTAATTGTTCATACCATTGGATTGTATTCTATTGTAAAAGAATCTAAGGTGTCCCTTTATACTCTTGTGATGGAAAAATCAAGGCACCTTGCAACAACACGGAGGCGTCAAAGTATATGAGCGCCGTACCAAAACTTTAGTTTTTACAACTCCAAAAACAAGTGCAGCAGGAGGGAATGAGCACGCCATTCTTGTCCGGATGAATTTCGCTTCAATATATAATTCCTGTCGTCAGCGAAGTATGCGGAGTTTGCAGCATTGCTTGTAGCGAAGCAGGTACAAGAGGACAGTTTAGTTTCTTGTTCCTTGTCCTCGGGAGCGAATACTACCAAACCCACTGTGAGATCCGCCGTTGCGCCACTATAAGAAACCCACTGCTGCAATGATCGATCTCCATGTTCAATTGATCATTTACCCATCCCACGAACAAGGCAGGAGGTTAGTGAGGTGCAACTCTCTGCTCACATCTGCATGGCTAACACAAGCTTGTCGTCGGGTGCTATCTACTCCTCGCGGGTGCTCATCAGATGCTACTCCTCGCGCATGCTCGTCAGATGCTCCTCGTCTGAGAGGGGAGGGCAGCAGCGGAGCAACGCGGCCGTGAGGGTCAACGGGGCCGCGCACCGCGCCACGCTGCAGGTCGGGGCGGCGCTGGAGACGTCCATCAACGAAACGCTGGCGGAGCTCAGCGCCCCGCtgctggcgccggcgccggcgacggaCGGACGGGAGCGCAGCCGGCAGAACATCCCGACGGAGAAGCAGGCCGAGGATCCCTTCCGGCAGGCGCAGATCGTCGAGGGCGGCGTGCGGTACCAGCAGACGGTGGTGGTGCGCTCCTACGAGGTTGGCCCTGACAGAACGGCCACACTCGAGACCATACTTAATCTTCTCCAGGTACGGACGTGCTCTATCTATCTTGTTTAGCTAGGCTCATTTCTGAGTCACGTCGTCGACGAAGCATaacacatatgcatgcatgcacgcacacaAGCAGGAGACGGCATTGAACCACGTGTGGATGTCGGGTCTGCTCGGCGACGGCTTCGGCGCGACGCACGGCATGATCAAGAGCAACCTCATCTGGGTCGTGTCCAGGATGCACGTACAAGTCGATCACTACCCATTATGGGGTGATGTGCTGGAGATTGACACCTGGGTTGGCTCGTCGGGGAAGAACGGCATGCGGCGGGACTGGCTCATCCGCGGCCGCGGCTCCGGCAACATCTACGTCCGGGCAACCAGCACATGGGTGATGATGAACAAGAACACCAGGAGGCTGTCCAAGATGCCCGAGGAAGTCAGGGGCGAGATCTCGCCGTGGTTCATCGACCGCCACGCCATCCGCGAGGAGGCCACCGAGAAGATCATCAAGCTCGACAGCAACGCCAAGCACGTCGACTCTGACTTGAAGGTAATAAGCTTCATTCGTTTGATTTGATGCACACCTTTCCTGACGTTCCTAGGCTTAATTAACTTGTTTATTCGGTTAACTTGTCTGACGTTCCTAGGCACTTTTTTAAGATCGTTCTGTCTGCAGTTGTCGTGCTTTGTTGCCTTGTTTCTCACATCTATCTATGACTGGATATTTTTTGCAGCCGAAACGAAGCGATCTGGACATGAACCAGCACGTCAATAATGTCAAATATGTACGCTGGATGCTTGAGGTAATAATAATATACGTACCGCGCAACTTTTCTCCAGCAGGGAGCATATATAACCCTTGTATTCATCGTTGTACAACTTTCAGTCCtaactattactccctccgtccgaataaGTCTGTCCCTCAAACGAATGTATCTAACACGAAGTTAGTGGTAGATACATTCAAAATTGAGACAAGCTTTTTCAAACAGAGAGAGTACTGAATTATTTAACATTTATTAGTCAAATTTATATGCAAGTTTGACCCTAAATTTATAGTCAAATTTAATATTCTATTATTTAATAAACTCAGACAGACGGAGTAGTTGGGTTGGGAGAGCTCCTGGCGGAAGAATAAAAAAACACAACTAAATACAACCCTTGCTTAATTCATCGGGACACATAGTCCCTCTGAACTTTGTATTAAATCAGCGATAATTAATATGGATCAAAGAGGATAGTAATTTATTTGTTGATCGTGTGCAGACTATCCCCGATCAGTTCCTGCAGCACCACCAGCTTAGCAGCATCATACTGGAATACAGGAAGGAGTGTGGGAGCTCGGATGTGGTGCAG
The window above is part of the Triticum aestivum cultivar Chinese Spring chromosome 2A, IWGSC CS RefSeq v2.1, whole genome shotgun sequence genome. Proteins encoded here:
- the LOC123038241 gene encoding palmitoyl-acyl carrier protein thioesterase, chloroplastic-like gives rise to the protein MANTSLSSGAIYSSRVLIRCYSSRMLVRCSSSERGGQQRSNAAVRVNGAAHRATLQVGAALETSINETLAELSAPLLAPAPATDGRERSRQNIPTEKQAEDPFRQAQIVEGGVRYQQTVVVRSYEVGPDRTATLETILNLLQETALNHVWMSGLLGDGFGATHGMIKSNLIWVVSRMHVQVDHYPLWGDVLEIDTWVGSSGKNGMRRDWLIRGRGSGNIYVRATSTWVMMNKNTRRLSKMPEEVRGEISPWFIDRHAIREEATEKIIKLDSNAKHVDSDLKPKRSDLDMNQHVNNVKYVRWMLETIPDQFLQHHQLSSIILEYRKECGSSDVVQSICQPDEDSVSPSENVSMVRGPSLLPEVINGHHSLAGALQQWPTKYTHLLQLKAGDVHEEIVRGRTTWKKKL